The Pseudomonas solani genome segment CTGTTTCGCTGGCCGGGTGTTCGTGGCGGTCCTGGCTGGGGCAGGCGGCGAAGCGGTTGCGGTAGCAGCGGGAGAAATAGGAGGAGGATTCGAAACCGCAGGCGAGGCCGATCTCCAGCACGCCCATGTCGGTCTGGCGCAGCAGCTGGCGGGCCTTCTCCAGGCGCAGGGCCAGGTAGAAGCCGGATGGCGTGTCATCCAGGTGCAGGCGGAACAGGCGCTCCAGCTGGCGCGGGGTGACGCCCACCAGGGCGGCCAGTTCGGCGGAGCCCAGGGGCTGCTCGCTGTGGCGCTCCATCTCGCCGATCACCTGCACCAGCTTGCGGTTGTGCACGCCGTAGCGGCGGGTGATCTGCATGCGCTGGTGATCCTGGCGGGTGCGGATGCGACCGAGGACGAACTGCTCGGAGACCTCCACCGCCAGTTCGTCGCCGTGGTCGCGGCCGATCAGGGTGAGCATCAGGTCGAGGGTGGCGGTGCCGCCGGCGCTGGTGATGCGACGGCCATCGATTTCGAACAGCTCCTGGGTCGGCAACAGGCCGGGGTAGCGTTCCTGGAAGGCGTCGATGGCCTCCCAGTGCAGGGTCAGGCGCTGGCGGGCGAAGAGGCCGGCCTCGGCGAGCACGAAGCTGCCGGTGTCGATGCCGCCGAGGGTGGCGCCGTCGAGGTCGGTGCGCTTGAGCCAGTGGGCCAGGCGCGGGGTGAAGCTGGCCAGGGGTTCGAAGCCGGCCACCACGAACAGGCTGTCGCTGGCGCCGGGACGCTCCAGCCCCGCGTCGACGTTGAGGGACATGCCGTTGCTGCCTTGCACCGCGCCGCCGTCCACACTCAGCAGGCGCCAGCGGTAGAGTTCGCCACGGAAGCGGTTGGCCACGCGCAGGGGCTCGATTGCGGACATCAGGCCCATCATGGAAAAACCGGGCAGCAGGAGGAACCACAGGGTCTGGGGCATCGGGGCGTCCTGTCGGGGCGTTGTCACACTAAAAGGCAGGACGGCGGACAAGGCAATGCAGGAGGTCGTTCCCGTTCAACATTCGGTCGTTTTAGTTCGATTTGGCCGGTTTGGCGCTGCGTAATCTGGCTGCCACGGGTGCAACAGGGCCCGCGAACGGCGGGGCGCCAAGAGCCCCGGCACAACAACAGACGGGCCGCATGGTCCGATAACCGTATGGCTGTAGGGGAGCATTCGATGAAAGGTCTCAACGCACTCGCGGGTTGCTGTCTTCTCACCCTGTTCAGTTCCACCCTGCTGGCGGCGGACGACGCCAGTTGCCAGAAGATCCGCATCGGCGCGGTCGGCTGGACCGACGTGGTCGCCACCACCGCCGTGGCGTCCGAGCTGCTGGCCGGCCTCGGCTACGAAACCACCCAGACCCAGGCGTCGCAGCAGATCATCTTCGCCGGCATCCAGAAGAAGCAGGTGGACGTGTTCCTCGGCTACTGGAAGCCGATCATGGACGACAACATCCAGCCCTTCCTCGACAGCGCGTCGGTGAAGGTGGCGCCCAAGCCGTCCCTGGAGGATGCCGTGGCCGTGCTCGCGGTGCCCACCTACACGGCGGAGGAGGGGCTGAAGACCTTCGCCGACATCGCCCGCTACAAGGACCAGCTGGACGGCAAGATCTACGGCATCGAATCCGGTTCCGGGGCCAACATGGCGATCAAGAAGATGATCGACGAGAACCAGTTCGGCCTCGGCGGCTTCAAGCTGGTGGAGTCCAGCGAAGCGGCCATGCTCACCGCCGTGTCGCGGGCGGTGAAGAACCACAAGCCGGTGGTGTTCTTCGGCTGGAAGCCGCACCCGATGAACATCCAGATGCCGATCACCTACCTCACCGGCAGCCATGACGTGTTCGGCCCCAACGACGGCGCCGCCACCGTCTCCACCGTCACCGCGCCGGACTTCGCCCAGCGCTGCCCCAACGCCGACCGCCTGCTCACCAACCTGCGCTTCACCAGCGAGCAGGAGAGCCGCCTGATGCAGCCGATCATGGAGCGCGAGGCGCCGGCCAAGGTCGCCCGCGAATGGATCAAGGCCAACCCCGACGTGGTCAAGGCCTGGCTCGCCGGGGTGACCACCTTCGACGGCAAGAACGGCGCCGAGACGGCCATCGCCTCGCTCAAGTAGCTCCTGCAGCTTCGCTGCCGTTACCAACGCTTCGCTTCCTCCCGTGCGCGGGTCGCCGCGCACGGCACCCGATCGCCTCCAAGAAAGGATGTTGCAACCGTGAACCATGAAGTCATCGTCACCTGTGCGGTAACCGGCGCCGGCGATACCGTCGGCAAGCACCCGGCCATCCCGGTCACGCCGAAGGAGATCGCCGCCGCCGCCATCGAAGCGGCCAAGGCCGGCGCCACGGTCGCCCACTGCCACGTGCGCGACCCGCGCACCGGCAAGCCCAGCCGCGACGTGGCGCTCTACCGCGAGCTGGTGGAGCGCATCCGCGAGAGCGACACCGACGTGATCATCAACCTCACCGCCGGCATGGGCGGCGACCTGGAGATCGGCAAGGGCGAGCAGCCCCTGGAGTTCGGCGCCGGCACCGACCTGGTGGGCCCGCTGGAGCGGCTCAAGCATGTGGAAGAGCTGCTGCCGGAGATCTGCACCCTGGACTGCGGCACGCTCAACTTCGGCGATGGCGATTTCATCTACGTCTCCACCCCCGCGCAACTGCGCGCCGGCGCCAAGCGCATCACCGAGCTGGGGGTGAAGGCCGAGCTGGAAATCTTCGACACCGGGCACCTGTGGTTCGCCAAGCAGATGCTCAAGGAGGGGCTGCTGGACGACCCGCTGTTCCAGATCTGCCTGGGCATCCCCTGGGGCGCCCCGGCGGACACCACCACCATGAAGGCCATGGCCGACAACCTGCCGGCGGGCGCCACCTGGGCCGGCTTCGGCATCGGCCGTTCGCAGATGCCCATGGTCGCCCAGGCCATGCTGCTGGGCGGCAACGTGCGCGTCGGCCTGGAGGACAACATCTGGCTCGACCGTGGCGTGCACGCCAGCAACGGCCAACTGGTGGAGCGGGCGGTGGAGATCATCGAGCGCCTCGGTGGCCGCGCCCTGAGCCCGGCCGAGGGCCGCGAGAAGATGAACCTCAAGCGCCGCGGCTGACGTTTCTCCCCTAGCCCGGGCATCAGCTCGTGTCCCCCCTATCGAACACAGGACCAGGAGCCACCATGGCCTTCATCACCCACATCAAGACCTTCGCCGCCCTCGGCAGCGGCGTCATCGGCAGCGGCTGGGTCGCCCGCGCCCTGGCCCACGGCCTCGACGTCGTCGCCTGGGACCCGGCGCCCGGTGCCGAAGCCGCCCTGCGCACCCGCATCGCCAACGCCTGGCCGGCGCTGCAGAAGCAGGGCCTGGCGCCGGGCGCCTCCCAGGAGCGCCTGCGCTTCGTCGAGACGGTCGAGGAGTGCGTGCGCGACGCCGACTTCATCCAGGAAAGCGCGCCCGAGCGGCTCGACCTGAAGCTCGACCTGCACGCCCGCATCAGCGCGGCGGCGCGCCCGGAGGCGATCATCGGCTCCAGCACCTCGGGCCTGCTGCCCAGCGAGTTCTACACCGACGCCTTGCACCCGGAACGTTGCGTGGTGGGCCACCCGTTCAACCCGGTCTACCTGCTGCCGCTGGTGGAAGTGGTGGGCGGCGAGAAGACCGCGCCGGAGGCCGTGCAGGCGGCGATAAAGATCTACACCGCGCTGGGCATGCGCCCCCTGCACGTGCGCAAGGAAGTGCCCGGCTTCATCGCCGACCGCCTGCTGGAAGCGCTGTGGCGCGAGGCGTTGCACCTGGTCAACGACGGCGTTGCCAGCACTGGCGAGATCGACGATGCAATTCGCTTTGGCGCGGGGCTGCGCTGGTCCTTCATGGGCACCTTCCTCACTTACACCCTGGCGGGTGGCAATGCCGGCATGCGCCACTTCATGGCGCAGTTCGGCCCGGCGCTGCAGCTGCCCTGGACCTACCTGCCGGCCCCGGAGCTGACCGAGGCGCTGATCGACAGCGTGGTGGAAGGCA includes the following:
- a CDS encoding GlxA family transcriptional regulator encodes the protein MPQTLWFLLLPGFSMMGLMSAIEPLRVANRFRGELYRWRLLSVDGGAVQGSNGMSLNVDAGLERPGASDSLFVVAGFEPLASFTPRLAHWLKRTDLDGATLGGIDTGSFVLAEAGLFARQRLTLHWEAIDAFQERYPGLLPTQELFEIDGRRITSAGGTATLDLMLTLIGRDHGDELAVEVSEQFVLGRIRTRQDHQRMQITRRYGVHNRKLVQVIGEMERHSEQPLGSAELAALVGVTPRQLERLFRLHLDDTPSGFYLALRLEKARQLLRQTDMGVLEIGLACGFESSSYFSRCYRNRFAACPSQDRHEHPASETAPPGTHTQRPTRSTTDQRI
- the choX gene encoding choline ABC transporter substrate-binding protein, translated to MKGLNALAGCCLLTLFSSTLLAADDASCQKIRIGAVGWTDVVATTAVASELLAGLGYETTQTQASQQIIFAGIQKKQVDVFLGYWKPIMDDNIQPFLDSASVKVAPKPSLEDAVAVLAVPTYTAEEGLKTFADIARYKDQLDGKIYGIESGSGANMAIKKMIDENQFGLGGFKLVESSEAAMLTAVSRAVKNHKPVVFFGWKPHPMNIQMPITYLTGSHDVFGPNDGAATVSTVTAPDFAQRCPNADRLLTNLRFTSEQESRLMQPIMEREAPAKVAREWIKANPDVVKAWLAGVTTFDGKNGAETAIASLK
- a CDS encoding 3-keto-5-aminohexanoate cleavage protein, with amino-acid sequence MNHEVIVTCAVTGAGDTVGKHPAIPVTPKEIAAAAIEAAKAGATVAHCHVRDPRTGKPSRDVALYRELVERIRESDTDVIINLTAGMGGDLEIGKGEQPLEFGAGTDLVGPLERLKHVEELLPEICTLDCGTLNFGDGDFIYVSTPAQLRAGAKRITELGVKAELEIFDTGHLWFAKQMLKEGLLDDPLFQICLGIPWGAPADTTTMKAMADNLPAGATWAGFGIGRSQMPMVAQAMLLGGNVRVGLEDNIWLDRGVHASNGQLVERAVEIIERLGGRALSPAEGREKMNLKRRG
- a CDS encoding L-carnitine dehydrogenase; amino-acid sequence: MAFITHIKTFAALGSGVIGSGWVARALAHGLDVVAWDPAPGAEAALRTRIANAWPALQKQGLAPGASQERLRFVETVEECVRDADFIQESAPERLDLKLDLHARISAAARPEAIIGSSTSGLLPSEFYTDALHPERCVVGHPFNPVYLLPLVEVVGGEKTAPEAVQAAIKIYTALGMRPLHVRKEVPGFIADRLLEALWREALHLVNDGVASTGEIDDAIRFGAGLRWSFMGTFLTYTLAGGNAGMRHFMAQFGPALQLPWTYLPAPELTEALIDSVVEGTSEQQGSRSIAELERYRDDCLLAVLDAVKATKEKHGFAFAD